The following are from one region of the Nicotiana tabacum cultivar K326 chromosome 3, ASM71507v2, whole genome shotgun sequence genome:
- the LOC107823224 gene encoding 30-kDa cleavage and polyadenylation specificity factor 30, with protein MDDGEGGLSFDFEGGLDTVPTHPTASVPVIQSSDHYNTTTTAGPAPSASTASVPTVGLGQGQLGDGSFVGNRRSFRQTVCRHWLRSLCMKGDACGFLHQYDKSRMPICRFFRLYGECREPDCVYKHTNEDIKECNMYKLGFCPNGPDCRYRHAKLPGPPPPVEEVLQKIQNLTSYNYGYSNRFFQNRNANYSTQADKSPTPQVQNVMNQAVKSTAAEPPTGHQHQPHQQQVQQPQHHGAPTQTQTLPNGQQNQADRTAIPLPQGTSRYFIVKSCNPENLELSVQQGVWATQRSNEAKLNEAFDSVENVILVFSINRTRHFQGLAKMTSRIGGASKGGNWKHEHGTAHYGRNFSVKWLKLCELSFQKTRHLRNPYNENLPVKISRDCQELEISVGEQLASLLCLEPDSELMAISIAAESKREEERAKGVNPDNGNENPDIVPFEDNEEEEEEESEEEDESFGQAFGPAAFGRGSGGGIVWPPIVPFGRGARPYPGMRGFPPGMMGDGFSYGSMTPDGFPMPDLFGMGGRPFGPFGPRFPGDIMFHNRPPAAGGFGMMMGPGRAPFMGGMGPGATGPPRGGRPIGMHPSFIPPPSQPSQNPRVKRDPKAPVNERNDRFSSGLDQGRGQEMAGSVGGPDEGVRYPQTGNSFRNDESESEDEAPRRSRLGDGKKKKLSMDGDATTGTENLKRDENKEADDFAQLKEKVENVGIICCNSIIPGEYTRLICPKCKGGRSMERSLSFHISGKRNFALWRCFNFECGWAGQVFAHNSTTSEGVDQLGRMGSPRILTEESLKLEPLGDMLAAYFAERMISKDTLKRNHVMQMAGDQIIIAFTYTQNGMLIGCKYRTLEKRFWQEKGTDKALYGLDDVREADEIIIVEGEIDKLSLEEAGFLNCVSVPNGAPQTITSKELLPPEEDTRFSYLWNCKDFLDKASRIVLATDGDLPGQALAEELARRLGRERCWQVCWPKKDEFSSYKDANEVLVNLGAEALKKAIECAVPYEMQDLN; from the exons ATGGATGATGGAGAAGGAGGATTAAGCTTTGACTTCGAGGGCGGACTAGACACAGTGCCAACACACCCAACTGCATCAGTACCAGTAATACAATCCTCAGACCATTACAACACCACTACCACTGCGGGCCCCGCCCCGAGTGCCTCTACTGCCTCAGTACCTACAGTCGGACTAGGGCAAGGCCAATTAGGGGATGGTTCGTTTGTTGGGAATCGTAGAAGCTTCAGGCAGACTGTTTGCCGGCATTGGCTGCGGTCATTGtgtatgaagggtgatgcttGTGGATTCCTCCACCAATATGATAAGTCTCGAATGCCTATTTGCAGATTTTTTCGACTTTACGGCGAGTGTCGTGAGCCGGATTGTGTTTATAAGCACACCAATGAGGATATTAAAGAGTGTAACAT GTATAAATTGGGATTTTGCCCGAATGGTCCTGATTGCCGATATAGACATGCAAAGCTGCCTGGACCTCCACCTCCGGTGGAAGAAGTTCTTCAGAAAATCCAGAATTTGACATCCTACAACTATGGTTACTCAAACAGGTTTTTCCAGAACCGCAATGCTAATTATTCAACTCAGGCAGACAAATCTCCTACTCCTCAAGTACAGAATGTAATGAATCAAGCAGTGAAATCTACAGCTGCAGAGCCACCCACTGGGCACCAGCACCAGCCGCATCAACAACAAGTTCAACAGCCTCAACATCACGGCGCCCCAACTCAAACACAAACTCTTCCCAACGGCCAGCAAAATCAGGCGGATAGAACTGCTATACCCCTGCCTCAAGGAACATCTAG GTACTTTATAGTTAAAAGCTGCAACCCTGAGAATCTTGAATTGTCAGTACAACAAGGAGTTTGGGCAACTCAACGAAGCAATGAAGCTAAACTAAATGAAGCTTTCGATTCTGTGGAAAATGTCATTCTAGTTTTTTCGATCAACCGGACTAGACATTTTCAG GGTCTTGCAAAAATGACATCTAGAATTGGTGGTGCTTCTAAAGGAGGAAACTGGAAGCATGAACACGGAACTGCACATTATGGACGGAATTTTTCAGTAAAATGGTTAAAG CTCTGTGAACTGTCCTTCCAGAAAACTCGCCATTTGAGGAATCCATATAATGAAAACTTACCTGTGAAG ATAAGCAGAGATTGTCAAGAATTAGAGATCTCTGTTGGAGAGCAGTTAGCTTCTTTACTCTGTCTAGAACCAGACAGTGAACTTATG GCAATCTCAATTGCAGCAGAATCCAAGCGAGAGGAGGAAAGAGCAAAGGGAGTAAACCCTGACAATGGGAATGAGAACCCAGATATTGTACCTTTTGAAGacaatgaagaagaggaagaggaagaaagtGAGGAGGAGGATGAGAGCTTTGGTCAAGCTTTTGGGCCAGCTGCTTTTGGCAGAGGAAGTGGTGGGGGAATTGTATGGCCTCCTATAGTTCCTTTTGGACGTGGAGCCAGACCTTATCCTGGGATGCGGGGCTTCCCTCCAGGTATGATGGGTGATGGATTTTCTTATGGATCAATGACACCTGATGGTTTTCCTATGCCCGATCTTTTCGGAATGGGCGGCCGACCTTTTGGACCATTTGGCCCTCGATTCCCAGGTGATATAATGTTTCACAACCGTCCTCCAGCTGCTGGTGGATTTGGGATGATGATGGGTCCAGGAAGGGCCCCTTTCATGGGTGGAATGGGTCCTGGAGCAACTGGCCCACCCAGAGGTGGTCGACCAATAGGAATGCATCCATCATTTATTCCACCTCCATCACAACCTTCTCAAAATCCTAGGGTCAAAAGGGATCCGAAAGCTCCAGTTAATGAAAGGAACGATAGATTCAGTTCAGGTTTAGATCAAGGTAGGGGTCAAGAGATGGCAGGCTCAGTTGGTGGACCAGATGAAGGAGTACGTTATCCACAAACTGGAAACAGCTTTAGAAATGATGAAAGCGAAAGCGAGGATGAAGCACCTAGAAGGTCCAGACTTGGGGATGGAAAGAAAAAGAAGCTTAGCATGGATGGAGATGCTACAACTGGCACAGAAAA TTTGAAGAGAGATGAAAATAAGGAGGCAGATGATTTTGCTCAACTGAAGGAGAAAGTGGAAAATGTGGGTATTATATGCTGCAATTCTATTATCCCTGGAGAATACACTCGATTAATCTGTCCCAAG TGCAAAGGTGGTCGGTCGATGGAAAGGAGTTTATCGTTTCATATATCCGGGAAAAG GAATTTCGCATTATGGAGGTGTTTCAATTTTGAATGTGGATGGGCAGGCCAG GTTTTCGCACACAACAGCACGACATCAGAGGGGGTCGATCAACTTGGCAGAATGGGTTCTCCTCGGATACTTACGGAGGAAAGCTTGAAGTTAGAACCATTAGGTGATATG CTGGCTGCATATTTTGCTGAGAGAATGATATCAAAGGATACTCTGAAGAGAAATCATGTCATGCAAATGGCTGGTGATCAG ATCATCATTGCCTTCACTTATACACAGAACGGTATGCTCATTGGCTGCAAGTATCGGACTCTTGAGAAAAGGTTTTGGCAG GAGAAGGGTACAGATAAGGCACTTTATGGACTGGATGATGTAAGGGAAGCAGATGAGATCATCATT GTAGAAGGTGAAATAGATAAGCTTTCATTGGAAGAAGCTGGATTTCTTAACTGTGTCAGTGTTCCTAATGGTGCACCACAGACCATCACATCCAAGGAACTGCTACCACCGGAAGAG GATACCAGATTTTCATACCTGTGGAACTGCAAAGATTTCTTGGATAAG GCGTCCCGGATTGTGCTGGCAACTGATGGTGATTTACCAGGCCAAGCATTGGCTGAAGAACTTGCCCGCCGTCTAGGGAGAGAAAG GTGTTGGCAAGTATGTTGGCCTAAAAAGGATGAATTTAGCAGTTATAAAGATGCAAATGAG GTACTTGTAAATCTGGGAGCAGAAGCTTTGAAAAAAGCGATTGAATGTGCTGTGCCATATGAAATGCAGGATTTAAACTAA